A window from Leguminivora glycinivorella isolate SPB_JAAS2020 chromosome 16, LegGlyc_1.1, whole genome shotgun sequence encodes these proteins:
- the LOC125234984 gene encoding TATA-binding protein-associated factor 2N-like, translating to MFKITLLLAVAFAVLMSAVSAQFGGGGFGGPGGGGFGQDGFGGNRGGQGGFGGGQGGFGGSQGGRGFGGYQGGFGRNQGGFGGSQGGFGGNQGGFGGNQGGFGGNQGGFGGNQGGFGGNQGGFGGQGGFGQGGFGRQGF from the exons ATGTTCAAA ATCACATTGTTGCTAGCAGTCGCCTTCGCCGTCTTAATGTCGGCAGTGTCCGCTCAGTTCGGAGGCGGAGGTTTCGGAGGTCCAGGTGGTGGCGGCTTTGGTCAAGACGGTTTTGGCGGCAATCGAGGTGGTCAGGGCGGCTTTGGAGGCGGTCAGGGCGGATTCGGTGGCAGTCAAGGTGGTCGCGGCTTCGGTGGTTACCAAGGAGGCTTTGGCCGGAACCAAGGTGGATTCGGTGGTAGCCAAGGCGGATTCGGTGGTAACCAAGGCGGGTTCGGTGGTAACCAAGGTGGATTCGGTGGTAACCAAGGTGGATTCGGTGGTAACCAAGGTGGATTCGGTGGTAACCAAGGTGGATTCGGTGGACAAGGTGGATTTGGACAAGGTGGATTCGGACGACAAGGTTTTTGA
- the LOC125234991 gene encoding glycine-rich protein 3-like produces MLKTFLVFAVTLTMLSVVSAQFGIGIGVPGGYGGYGPGGYGWGGRGYGQGGYGNQYGWNRYGGGYGGGFGGLGGFGGLGGYGRY; encoded by the exons ATGCtaaaa ACCTTCCTGGTGTTCGCTGTAACCTTAACCATGCTATCAGTAGTCTCTGCCCAGTTCGGAATCGGTATCGGAGTCCCAGGCGGTTATGGCGGATACGGCCCAGGCGGTTACGGCTGGGGAGGACGTGGTTACGGCCAAGGGGGCTACGGTAACCAATATGGCTGGAACCGTTATGGAGGTGGCTACGGCGGTGGGTTCGGGGGATTGGGTGGATTCGGTGGGCTCGGTGGATATGGACGCTACTAA
- the LOC125235033 gene encoding salivary glue protein Sgs-3-like produces MCSDHSEKSRETSADPPDVQTESTEDTTDTTTIATDITTKLVATRPTTTAGSSTTTDITTPKPVVTNPTKPGPTTTDITAPNPMATKPTPSKPGSTDSNVPTQKPNPISNIPNKIKDTIDKIFQDEDKSQ; encoded by the coding sequence ATGTGTTCTGACCATTCTGAAAAATCTCGTGAGACCTCTGCAGACCCTCCTGATGTCCAAACAGAATCAACAGAAGATACTACTGATACTACTACAATTGCTACTGATATTACTACTAAGCTAGTGGCTACAAGACCTACTACCACAGCGGGATCTAGTACTACAACTGATATTACTACTCCTAAACCAGTGGTTACAAACCCTACTAAGCCAGGACCCACTACAACTGACATTACTGCCCCTAATCCAATGGCTACAAAACCTACGCCAAGTAAACCAGGATCTACAGACTCGAATGTGCCGACACAGAAACCTAACCCAATAAGTAATAttcctaataaaataaaagacaCTATTGATAAGATTTTCCAGGACGAAGATAAAAGCCAATAA